In the Pedobacter cryoconitis genome, GAATCCGGAAATTTCGCCTATTTCTACTGGTCTGGGGGAGATTTATCAATATGTAATTCATGCTAAACCGGGTTTTGAAAAGACTTATGATGCCAGGGAATTAAGAAGTATTCAGGATTGGATTGTCAGAAGGCAGCTTTTAGGAACGCCTGGAATTGCCGAGGTGAACAGTTTCGGTGGGTTACTTAAGCAATACGAGATCGCTTTGGATCCAAATAAACTGAATAGTTATAATTTAAGTATCAGTGATGTATTTAAAGCACTGGAAAGAAATAATCAAAATACAGGTGGGGCATATATTGATAAAAAGCCCAATGCCTATTTTATCCGTAGTGAGGGATTGGTTGGGAATATAGAAGATATTAATAAGATTGTAGTTAGGAATACCAGTTCGGGCCTTCCTGTTTTAGTCCGTGATATCGCAAATGTACAGCTGGGAAATGCGATACGTTATGGTGCTTTAACCAGAACAACGGCAAAAAGTCATGGGGAGGCGGTTGGCGGAATCGTGATGATGCTGAAAGGCTCAAATGCCAATGATGTAGTTAAAAAGGTCAAAGAGAAGATTGCAAGGATTAATAAAACACTTCCAAATGGTATTGTTGTGGAAGCGTTTTTAGACAGAAGTGCTTTGGTAGACCGTGCAATTGGTACGGTGGCGAAGAATCTGATTGAGGGAGCGCTAATTGTCATCTTTGTATTAGTCTTGTTCCTGGGTAATTTCCGGGCAGGTGTCGTAGTGGCATCCGTGATCCCATTGGCAATGCTATTCGCTATTTCCCTGATGAATGTGTTTGGGGTTTCTGGTAACCTGATGAGTTTAGGAGCTATCGACTTTGGGTTGATTGTAGATGGGGCAGTGATTATTGTAGAGGCTACAATGCACCTTTTGGGCGCAAGTCAGCTGACCCGGAAAATGACACAAGATGAAATGGACCAGCAGGTAGAACAATCTGCTACCCGGATGATGAGCGCCGCTGCTTTTGGACAGCTTATTATTTTGATTGTATATCTGCCGATTCTTGCATTGGTGGGTATTGAGGGTAAAATGTTTGGCCCAATGGCTCAGACTGTTTCCTTTGCTATTTTGGGTGCATTTTTATTGTCATTGACTTATGTGCCGATGATGTCTTCTTTGTTACTAAGTAAAAAGCCAGTTGTTAGAAAGAATTTTTCTGACCGGATGATGGATTTCTTTCAGAAGTATTATACACCATTAATTACGGGTGCTTTGCGTAAACGTATAACAGTTGTTGTTTTATCAGTTGTTTTACTGGTCATCAGTATCTTTTTGTTTACCAGGATGGGTGGAGAGTTTATTCCTACTTTGGAAGAGGGTGATTTTGCTGTGGAAACACGTTTATTGACCGGAAGTTCATTGAGTCAGACGATTGATAAGGTTAATCAGGCATCCAAAATCTTATTAAATGAGTTTCCTGAAGTGATAGAAGTGATTGGTAAAGTCGGTTCTGCTGAAATTCCAACAGATCCTATGCCAATGGAAGCTACTGATTTAACGATTATACTGAAGGATAAAAAGGATTGGGTAACTACAAAATCCAGAGAGGAATTAGCTGATAAAATGGCCGCAGCACTGGATAAGGTTACCGGGGTTACTTTCGGTTTCTCCCAACCGATTCAGCTAAGATCTAATGAACTGATTTCGGGAGTGAGACAGGATATTGGAATTAAAATATTTGGAGATGATCTGGAGACCCTGACAGCTATTTCTCAGAAAATAGGGAAAATTGTGACTACTGTTAAGGGGGCAAAAGATTTATACCTGGAGCAGGCTACTGGTCTTCCGCAGATTGTGGTGAAAATTAACAGGGATCAGCTGGCACGTTATGGAATCGACATTGAAACCGTTAACCAGACTATTAATTCTGCTTTTGCGGGACAGTCGGCAGGATTGGTTTATGAGGGGGAAAGAAGGTATGATATGGTGGTACGTTTATCTGAGCAAAACAGGCAAGGGATAGATGATGTGAAAAACATCTATATTTCTGCACCTAACGGGACTAAAGTTCCATTGATCCAGTTGGCTTCGGTCGAGTTCAAGATCGGCCCAAATCAGATTCAGAGAGAGGATACTAAACGCAGAATCATTGTTGGGTTAAATGTTCGTGGTCAGGATATTTCCACTGTTGTTGGAGAGATTGAGCAAAAGGTCAACGAGAAAATTAAATTGCCTCCGGGTTATTATATTACTTATGGTGGTCAGTTTGAGAATCTTAAAGCGGCAAAACAGCGTTTGACAATTGCTGTCCCGGTAGCATTGTCGCTTATTTTATTATTGCTGTACTTCTCTTTTGGATCAGTGAAACAATCGGTCTTGATTTTTTCTGCTATTCCGATGGCTGCTATAGGTGGCATATTCGCGCTGTTATTGCGGGGCATGCCATTCAGTATCTCTGCTGGGGTTGGCTTTATTGCTTTATTCGGTGTGGCCGTGTTAAACGGGGTTGTGCTGATCACTGAGTTTAACAGGTTGAAGGCTAGCGGGATCAGCGATCTCAGGGAGATTGTGTTGAAGGGTACAGCGCTGAGATTAAGACCTGTATTAATGACAGCGACAGTAGCCTCACTGGGTTTTCTTCCGATGGCACTTTCTACTGCTGCGGGCGCCGAAGTACAAAAGCCATTGGCTACTGTAGTGATCGGAGGCTTATTAACTTCTACAATTTTAACTTTACTCGTTTTACCTGTGTTATATACTTATTTCGAAAATTTCAAAAAGGGCAAAAAGGAAATTGCAACTGCAATGGTTGCTTTGCTGATGGGTTTATTTTTCATGCCGTCAAAAACGATGGCACAAAGCCCGGTAAACAGCAGGGTTATCACTGTGCAGCAAGCTGTAGAAATTGCATTGGCTAACAATCAGTCGGTTAAGTCTTCTCAATTGCAAATCAGCAAACAGCAGGCCATTCAAGGTACTGCATTTGATTTGGGGAAGACCAACCTGAATTTGCAGTACGGACAGTTCAATAGTATCAAAAGAGATAATAACATATCAGTGCAGCAGAATATCCCATTTCCGGGATTGATTAAAAACCAGCGCAATTTATATGATGCGCAGGTCCGCAGCAGCGAGCTAAATCTTTCAGTGACACAAAACGAACTTATTCGCCAGGTAAAGAGTACTTATGCACAATTAAGTTATTTTAAAGCGCTTCAAAAGTTGTATAAAAGCCAGGATTCTATCTTCAGTAATTTTCTGAAAGCATCTTCTCTGCGCTATCAGACCGGAGAAACAAATATGCTGGAACGTACTACGGCCGAAACCCAATTGAATGAAGTACGTAATCAGTCTGAAAAGAATGTGGCTGATATATCAATTTATAGTGTTGAATTACAACGGTTGCTGAATACAAAGGAGATGATAGATGTAAGCAGTGATTATTTAAAGAAAGAGAACTGGAATCTGATTGCCCCTGATAGTCTGGCTAATACTTCTTTGTTGGCTTTACAACAGCAGCAGGTAGAAATCGCTGATCAATCTTTAAGGGTAGAGCGTGCAAAGGCAGGCCCTGATTTTACAGTAGGTTATTTTAATCAGTCGATTATTGGCAGTCAGACTATAAATGGACAAGATCGGATTTTTAGTGCAGGTAAGCGTTTTCAGGGGATACAGGCAGGTATTTCCATCCCGCTATTTTATAAGCCATTTGCAGGGAGGATTAAAACTGCTAAAATAGAGAAACAGATTGCGCAGACTGAGTTCAGTTTATTTCAAACTAATCTGCAAACTCAATATAAGCAGGCCGAACAGGATTTGCTGAAGAATTCACACAGTGTTGATTATTATGAGAAAAATGCTTTGCCAAATGTCAATCTGATACTGAAACAATCACAAATTGCTTTTCAAAGTGGTGATATCGGCTATCTCGAATTTTCACAGGCTTTACGGACTTATTCTGATATCCAGTTTAGCTATTTGCAAGCAATTAATCAATATAATCAATCGGTTTATACACTTCAGTATCTGATTGACCTAAAATAATTTAAAAAACGATATACGATGAAAACAAGAATTGAATTCAAACAGGCTATTTATATACTTTCTTTTGCTATGGTTGTCCTTGCTTCCTGCGGGAATAAAAAAGTAGCAGAAGATCATACTGCTGCTGCTGCTGCTGCTGCTGAAGCTCAGGCGAAGGAAAACGCAAATACAGTGGAATTGAGTGCTGCGCAATATAGAACTAGCGGTGTTACCTTGGGAAGGGTAGAGAAAAAATCAATCAGCGGAGTCCTGAAAGTGAATGGGACAATAGATGTCCCACCTGAAAATCTGATTAGTATCACTACACAAATGGGTGGGATTGTGAAATCTACTCCTTTGCTGCAAGGTTCAACAGTAAGTAAGGGGCAGGTTATTGCTGTACTTCAAAATCAGGAGTATGTGCAGTTACAGCAGGATTATCTGGAAAATAAGAGTCAACTTGAATTGGCAGATTCTGAATATAAAAGACAGCAGGAATTGGCGAGGCAGAATATAAATGCACAGAAAGTGCTGCAGCAAGCCAAGTCCCAATATCAAACGATGTTATCCAGAGAAAGTGCTTTAAGACAACGTTTGATGCTGATTAATATCAATTCAGCTACTTTAACACCGGCCAATATCCGGAGTACAATTAATATTTATGCACCAATAAATGGCTATGTGACCAAGGTAAATGTAAACTCGGGCAAGTTTGTGAGTCCGAATGATGTGATGTTTGAGATTGTAAACAGTGCAAATTTACATGTGGAACTGAAGGTGTTTCAAAAAGACGTAGATTTAATTAAGAAAGGACAGAAAGTTCGTTTTTCGTTACAAAATGAGGCTGAAGAGCGTGTAGCCACAGTTACGTTGGTGGGTAGGGAAATTAATGAAGATAAGACAGTTACTGTTCACTGTGTGGCGAATACGCAAAGCAGAAACCTGATACCGGGAGCTTATTTAAATGCATTGATTGAAACCGGAACTGAAGAGGTAAATGCTTTACCAGAGTCTGCTATAGCTGATTTTGCAGGAAAGAAGTATATTTTTATCGAGACTGGGCAGCGCAAAGGAAAAAATGCTGAGCTTAATTACCATTTTCAGCTTTTAGAGGTCACAGTTGGATCGGCAGCTGCAGGATATGTTGAAGTTGAACTTCCTGAAAGCTTCGATCTGACCGGTGCTAAAGTGGTGACTAAAGGAGCATATGATTTGATATCAAAGATGAAAAATAGTGAAGAAGAGTAGCCGATAAGTATTTTATAACAGCTGATGTGTCCATAGCCAATATTGTCTGTGAAAATTACAATTACATTCGCGCGTTTTTGTTGAGCATACAGCGTAATGAAGGAAGTTAATTAATCAGAACACTTAAATAATATGTTTTCATATTACCAAATTCAATACTTTTACAAGGTGAAGTTCCTGACGATGCTTTTATCCTTTTATTTCCCCCAAATACGGTTTATAAATCTCCGGCTGGGACGTTCCACCCATTGATAAGTAATATAAGAGATCATAATGAGCAGGATCAGATAGGTTACGCAGTATAAAACTCCGCTTGAAAAATCAATATTCTGTTTACCTCTTCCTATTCCTGTAATCCCTGGCAAATAAATACCATGTGAAAATGGTTCTTGCAGAAAGATCTGCATGAGATAAACTGAATAAGAAATATCTCCCAGGAATTGCGGGATTTTCCGGTTGCAGAACTTTGCGATTTTACCAGTATTAGCTGTAAAGCTAAGTACCAGCATAGCGAACAACAAGACTGTGAGACTATCATTAAGTGCAAAATGCATAGACATAATGATCGCGAAAATTATAAGCAGCGCAGTTATATCATGGGATAAAGCTTTTCTGACAGCGAGCAATTCGTAAAGCAGGTATACAAGAATACCAGTTGTAAATCCAGCTATTCCACGGATATATCCATAATCAAAAGTCGTATTCAGGTTATGAGGGACTGGAATGGCAGGATTTATAGGGTTTTTTCGCGGAAGCAAGTACATAATGGAATAATATGCAATTACGATAAGCAAGATCAAAATGATAACAGAAATGGCTTTTTTCTTGTTAATACATAAGGCAATGATTGGAAAAAGCAGGTAAGCAGCCCATTCGGCACTAATGCTCCAGGAAGGGATATTCCAATTATAGATCTTTGTAAAACCAAAGGAATGGAGCAGGAAAATATTCGGTAAAATGTCAGCTGGTTGCTCAAGGATAATTGGAGGATTACCCCAATCTGTAAGCCAGCGCACAAGGACTACGAGCAGCAAGAGTGAAAACAGGTGCAAAGGATAAATTCTGGCAAACCTGGCAACAAGAAAGTTTTTCAACGATTTTGCCTGGATCTTATCTTTAAATTGGCTGTTATATACATGCAGCATGATAAAACCACTCATGATAAAGAACAGATCTACCATCAGGTAACATTTTTCGAAAAACATAGATTGTGCAGCAGGAACAAACCTGGCAACAGCCATTTCAAAATGAAAGACTGCGACTAATAATGCTGCAATTCCACGTAAGGCGGTTAATGAAGAAAGATACTCAACTTTATGGGCTGTGATCTGAGTGGTTTGATTCATATGGGGTTTATAGCTGGTTATATTTTCTTCTTCATTATTCAGGAGATTTTAAAAGTTACGGTATTTTTCTTCCAGAATATAGAGCGTGTCGCTGAGTGATCTTATTAAACATAATTGTTACAAAAATAGCTCGCTATATAAAAGCTTTTGGAAGCAGACATCATACGGTCTGAAGCTTAGGATAGTGAGACTGGAATTAGGGTTGGTTTTTTGCTGAAAGGCCAAAAAAGTGTTCTGATTTAAATCCTTGCGCTCAGATTTTTTTCTTAGTTTGTAATATTGAAGATTTGAACATGGCCAACCAACAAATACAACGTATAAAATCCATCAGCGAATATCACCGGCTCAGGGGCCTGCATCAACCTGAGCATCCATTAATCAGCTTGGTGGACTATGCGGCCATGAAAAATTCACCCGACAACAACAAAATAAGCTGGGTATATGATTTCTATTTCATTGCCTTGAAGAAAAATATGAATGCCAAATTCAAATATGGTCAGCAGGATTATGATTTTGACGAAGGTGTTATGTTTTTTATTGCTCCGGGACAAGTTTTCAGGATTGAAGTGATGCAGGATGCCCCGGATAAATCAGGATGGATGTTATTGATCCATCCTGACTTTTTATGGAATTTTACACTGGCAACCACTATAAAAAAATATGAATATTTTAGCTATTCTGTTCATGAGGCTTTGTTTCTATCAGAAAAAGAAGAGGCTGTAGTTTCGGGAGTTATCCAAAACATTCAGCAAGAGTATCATGCTAATATTGATACATTCAGCCAGCAAATTATCATTTCTCAAATCGAAGTGCTGCTGAATTATTCCCAACGTTTTTATCACCGCCAGTTTATTACCCGCAGAATTGCAAATCACAAAGTCTTCTGGATCAACTGGAAGCTTTACTGGATCAGCATTTCAGCAGTAATGCGATGATCGAAGGACTACCTACCGTTCAATATATTGCGGGGCAGCTTAATCTTTCCGCTGATTATTTAAGCACTTTACTGAAAGTAACTACCGGTCTTAATACGCAACAGCATATACACGAAAAACTGATAGAAAAGGCAAAGGAAAAACTAGCGGGCACTGTGATGTCTGTAAGCGAGATCGCTTATGAATTAGGATTTGAACATTCACAGTCCTTTAGCAAGCTGTTCAAGTCCAAAACCAATCTCTCGCCAAGGGAGTTCCGGCAATCCCTGAGTTAAGGATCGGTTCAGGAGTTTAGAAAGACTTTAAAAGGGATGGGGGTAAGCTTAAAAATATCGTGTTCAAGGGGCACTGGGCTGAGGGAAATATAGCGCAATAGTAATCATTGAGTAATATCCATCCGGTTTCTCCCAACAATCCTTAAAGTTCACTGTTGTCCCTTGTAAATTATAAAAGAGAATGGAGCAATATCTGGTTATACTTACAATTATAGGAGTAGGAATTCTTGGAATGGCCTGGATGCCCTCTTTTACTGCCAAAACCAAGATATCTTATTCAATTGTTTACCTCCTGATCGGTATGCTGCTTTACAGTATTTTTGATTTCCTGCCTGCTCCGAACCCAAGAACACATGGTGAATTTACGCTTCACCTCACAGAACTGGTACTTATTGTCTCACTGATGTGCACAGGGCTGAAAATCGACCAGAAATTTTCATTCAGGACATGGATAATTCCGTTCAGACTGATCACCATTACTATGTTCCTTTGCATCGCAGCAGTTGTAATAATAGGTATCTATTATTTTAAAATGCCGCTATCTACTTCAATATTACTTGCTGCAGTGCTTGCACCTACTGACCCTGTATTAGCTACCGATGTGCAGGTAGGAGACCCCAATGAGCAGGACCGTGACAATGCTAAATTTTCCCTCACTGCCGAAGCTGGTCTTAATGATGGCATGGCCTTTCCGTTTGTGTGGCTTGCCATTGCGTTGGCCATGACCTCAGGAGGTGACACTTCCTTTTTGGTTACCTGGGCATTGAAACATGTATTTTACCAGATTATTGTTGGTATACTTTGTGGATTCTTACTGGGTAAATTATTAGGTTATATACTCTTTACACTTGCTGAGAAATACGAAAATTTCGTCACTCAAGATGGCTTTGTGTCTGTCGCAGCAACCCTGGTTGTTTACGGTGCTACTGAAATTACTCATGGATATGGATTTATTGCCGTATTTGTTGCTGCAATCACACTTAGAGCTTACAAAAGAGATCATAAATATTATAACCGTTTGCATGCATTTTCAGATCAGATTGAAAGAATCCTTGTCGCCATTATGCTGATTCTCTTTGGAGGAAGTCTGGTACGTGGGATTATGAACAGTCTGACCTGGCCAATGGCGGCATTTGGGATTGTCTTTATCTTTGTTATCCGGCCATTGTCCGGGCTGATCGGTTTAATTGGCACAAAACTCAAAATCCAGGAGAAACTGGTCATCAGTTTCTATGGTATTCGTGGAATGGGATCTATTTATTATCTGGCTTTTGCTTTTGGAACCACCTTTTTTAAAGATCAGGATGCCCTTTGGTCAATTATAGCTTTTATTGTACTCATTTCTATTGTTATACATGGCATTACTGCTGGCTTTACCTTTAGAAAGCTTGAGCAAGTATTGCCTGAGGACAATGAAATAATTGCCAGATAATTCTTACTCAAGCTTTAAATTACTAGTTTGTTTTACCAGGGACAGTTTGATTCCGGAAAATATTCTTCACTGTTGGTTATTGAGTCAAAGCAAAGATAATTATAGAAACTGATTGTAATTTTCTGGAAGGGGATGCCTGGTTTTTAATAAGATGATAATGATATATTAATATCAATTCTACCACATATAGACCAGCGCTGCTTACTTTTGCGGCGAAGGAAGAATTGTCTTTTGTTATTTATATCGTTTCCTTCTGGTCAAATCAAAAATATGAGAAAATTAAAAAATCTGAAATCTGCTTTATTCTTATCCGTTGCAATGGGTACAATCCTGGTGTTTGTGAGTATGAAAACTATTGTACCCCGATTGAAACCGGACGTATTTTATACTGTAGGCCATCGTGGCACAAGGGGTCTGATGCCTGAAAATACTATTCAAGCGATGAAAAAAGCAATTGATCTGGGTTCCAATACTATAGAATTTGATATACATATCACAAAAGATGGGCAGGTCATCGTATACCATGATTTCTCATTTAATCCTGAGTATACGCTTTTGCCAAATGGTAAAGAATTTACTGAAGGAGACCGTAAACAATATACCTTTTACCAAATGAATTATGCAGATATCCGCAAGTTTATCATTGGTGAGAAAAAATATTCATCTTTTCCACAACAAAAGCAAGTGGCGTGTTATACACCTCTTCTAAGTGAATTGATTGATTCTGTAGAAACATATACCAAAACCAATAAACTTCCCGGAGTTAATTATTTGATAGAGATTAAGTCTAATCCGTTGACTGATGGTTTTGAACAGCCTGTCCCTGAGATTATGGTAGATAAGATGATGGCCGTAATCAATACCAAAGAAATAAGTAAAAGGTTTATCATCCAATCTTTTGATATACGTCCGTTAAAAGTAATGCATCAAAAATATCCTGAAATCCCTGTGGGGCTTTTAACATGGGACCGTAAAATCAGTATGGCTGAGAATCTGTCTAATATGGGATTCAGTCCTGATTTTTATAATCCTCACTATGGGATGGTTACTCCGGAGCTAATTGATTCCTGCCATAAGAAAGGTATGCTGATAGTTCCGTGGACAGTGAATGAAATTGCTGATATGCAGCGGATAAAAAAGCTTAAAGTGGATGGGATTATAACTGATTATCCAAACTTTTTTTCTGATCTTTTGAAGTAAAGAGCTGCCGCTGATAAGATGTTATTTCAAGGGTTATGCAATCACTTGCTATTTGTTATATATATTCCTGTATCACTTACCAATATTCCTGATTAGCTGGATGAAGTGATCTTTTAGCAGATTCTTATCGTAATTTTGATGTAGAAGATTTGCTAATGAAACCAATAACGAAGCTTGAAAGTGTAACTCATTTTAATGAAGAAAGGGGGCAGGAAGCTTTCCACCCCTTAATTACCTTATTAGATCAAATCCAATAAGGGTACACCGCTTCTTATCAGATCTGTACATTGTTTTTTTTAAGCATGAAAAATGTGCTGACATAATCTATGGTCGCAGTCCATACGATTATCAAGAAGAATCGCTTCTGTTTATAGCACCAGGTCAGCTTGCGGGTTTTGAGGAGGACGGTACAGTGATACAGCCTAACGGCTGGGCCCTTGCTTTTCATCCCGATCTGATCAGAGGAACAAATTTGGGAAAGACGATGAGAGACTACCATTTTTTCTCTTATGATATTCGGGAGGCAT is a window encoding:
- a CDS encoding acyltransferase family protein, with translation MNQTTQITAHKVEYLSSLTALRGIAALLVAVFHFEMAVARFVPAAQSMFFEKCYLMVDLFFIMSGFIMLHVYNSQFKDKIQAKSLKNFLVARFARIYPLHLFSLLLLVVLVRWLTDWGNPPIILEQPADILPNIFLLHSFGFTKIYNWNIPSWSISAEWAAYLLFPIIALCINKKKAISVIILILLIVIAYYSIMYLLPRKNPINPAIPVPHNLNTTFDYGYIRGIAGFTTGILVYLLYELLAVRKALSHDITALLIIFAIIMSMHFALNDSLTVLLFAMLVLSFTANTGKIAKFCNRKIPQFLGDISYSVYLMQIFLQEPFSHGIYLPGITGIGRGKQNIDFSSGVLYCVTYLILLIMISYITYQWVERPSRRFINRIWGK
- a CDS encoding helix-turn-helix domain-containing protein, which produces MIEGLPTVQYIAGQLNLSADYLSTLLKVTTGLNTQQHIHEKLIEKAKEKLAGTVMSVSEIAYELGFEHSQSFSKLFKSKTNLSPREFRQSLS
- a CDS encoding CusA/CzcA family heavy metal efflux RND transporter; translated protein: MLSKLIKFSIHNKLVIGLFTLALIAWGVYSLKQLPIDAVPDITNNQVQVITLSPSLASEEVERLITFPVEQTMSTIPEIEQVRSISRFGLSVVTIVFHDDVDIYWARQQVNEKLSEAKNNIPQGIGNPEISPISTGLGEIYQYVIHAKPGFEKTYDARELRSIQDWIVRRQLLGTPGIAEVNSFGGLLKQYEIALDPNKLNSYNLSISDVFKALERNNQNTGGAYIDKKPNAYFIRSEGLVGNIEDINKIVVRNTSSGLPVLVRDIANVQLGNAIRYGALTRTTAKSHGEAVGGIVMMLKGSNANDVVKKVKEKIARINKTLPNGIVVEAFLDRSALVDRAIGTVAKNLIEGALIVIFVLVLFLGNFRAGVVVASVIPLAMLFAISLMNVFGVSGNLMSLGAIDFGLIVDGAVIIVEATMHLLGASQLTRKMTQDEMDQQVEQSATRMMSAAAFGQLIILIVYLPILALVGIEGKMFGPMAQTVSFAILGAFLLSLTYVPMMSSLLLSKKPVVRKNFSDRMMDFFQKYYTPLITGALRKRITVVVLSVVLLVISIFLFTRMGGEFIPTLEEGDFAVETRLLTGSSLSQTIDKVNQASKILLNEFPEVIEVIGKVGSAEIPTDPMPMEATDLTIILKDKKDWVTTKSREELADKMAAALDKVTGVTFGFSQPIQLRSNELISGVRQDIGIKIFGDDLETLTAISQKIGKIVTTVKGAKDLYLEQATGLPQIVVKINRDQLARYGIDIETVNQTINSAFAGQSAGLVYEGERRYDMVVRLSEQNRQGIDDVKNIYISAPNGTKVPLIQLASVEFKIGPNQIQREDTKRRIIVGLNVRGQDISTVVGEIEQKVNEKIKLPPGYYITYGGQFENLKAAKQRLTIAVPVALSLILLLLYFSFGSVKQSVLIFSAIPMAAIGGIFALLLRGMPFSISAGVGFIALFGVAVLNGVVLITEFNRLKASGISDLREIVLKGTALRLRPVLMTATVASLGFLPMALSTAAGAEVQKPLATVVIGGLLTSTILTLLVLPVLYTYFENFKKGKKEIATAMVALLMGLFFMPSKTMAQSPVNSRVITVQQAVEIALANNQSVKSSQLQISKQQAIQGTAFDLGKTNLNLQYGQFNSIKRDNNISVQQNIPFPGLIKNQRNLYDAQVRSSELNLSVTQNELIRQVKSTYAQLSYFKALQKLYKSQDSIFSNFLKASSLRYQTGETNMLERTTAETQLNEVRNQSEKNVADISIYSVELQRLLNTKEMIDVSSDYLKKENWNLIAPDSLANTSLLALQQQQVEIADQSLRVERAKAGPDFTVGYFNQSIIGSQTINGQDRIFSAGKRFQGIQAGISIPLFYKPFAGRIKTAKIEKQIAQTEFSLFQTNLQTQYKQAEQDLLKNSHSVDYYEKNALPNVNLILKQSQIAFQSGDIGYLEFSQALRTYSDIQFSYLQAINQYNQSVYTLQYLIDLK
- a CDS encoding efflux RND transporter periplasmic adaptor subunit; amino-acid sequence: MKTRIEFKQAIYILSFAMVVLASCGNKKVAEDHTAAAAAAAEAQAKENANTVELSAAQYRTSGVTLGRVEKKSISGVLKVNGTIDVPPENLISITTQMGGIVKSTPLLQGSTVSKGQVIAVLQNQEYVQLQQDYLENKSQLELADSEYKRQQELARQNINAQKVLQQAKSQYQTMLSRESALRQRLMLININSATLTPANIRSTINIYAPINGYVTKVNVNSGKFVSPNDVMFEIVNSANLHVELKVFQKDVDLIKKGQKVRFSLQNEAEERVATVTLVGREINEDKTVTVHCVANTQSRNLIPGAYLNALIETGTEEVNALPESAIADFAGKKYIFIETGQRKGKNAELNYHFQLLEVTVGSAAAGYVEVELPESFDLTGAKVVTKGAYDLISKMKNSEEE
- a CDS encoding cation:proton antiporter, translating into MEQYLVILTIIGVGILGMAWMPSFTAKTKISYSIVYLLIGMLLYSIFDFLPAPNPRTHGEFTLHLTELVLIVSLMCTGLKIDQKFSFRTWIIPFRLITITMFLCIAAVVIIGIYYFKMPLSTSILLAAVLAPTDPVLATDVQVGDPNEQDRDNAKFSLTAEAGLNDGMAFPFVWLAIALAMTSGGDTSFLVTWALKHVFYQIIVGILCGFLLGKLLGYILFTLAEKYENFVTQDGFVSVAATLVVYGATEITHGYGFIAVFVAAITLRAYKRDHKYYNRLHAFSDQIERILVAIMLILFGGSLVRGIMNSLTWPMAAFGIVFIFVIRPLSGLIGLIGTKLKIQEKLVISFYGIRGMGSIYYLAFAFGTTFFKDQDALWSIIAFIVLISIVIHGITAGFTFRKLEQVLPEDNEIIAR
- a CDS encoding glycerophosphodiester phosphodiesterase family protein, whose protein sequence is MRKLKNLKSALFLSVAMGTILVFVSMKTIVPRLKPDVFYTVGHRGTRGLMPENTIQAMKKAIDLGSNTIEFDIHITKDGQVIVYHDFSFNPEYTLLPNGKEFTEGDRKQYTFYQMNYADIRKFIIGEKKYSSFPQQKQVACYTPLLSELIDSVETYTKTNKLPGVNYLIEIKSNPLTDGFEQPVPEIMVDKMMAVINTKEISKRFIIQSFDIRPLKVMHQKYPEIPVGLLTWDRKISMAENLSNMGFSPDFYNPHYGMVTPELIDSCHKKGMLIVPWTVNEIADMQRIKKLKVDGIITDYPNFFSDLLK